A genomic stretch from Aminobacter aminovorans includes:
- a CDS encoding diguanylate cyclase domain-containing protein codes for MEVEKQWQGQRSLNSYLIALALACLLPVVAISAIAVWSAGTAYKDAAVARLNDTARTLANAIEGEIESRFANMSVLAQHRETPDSEPLPEPELWMLGADNNVALITSDRVAVLRARSNAAADAALLAMSKQSNVVSNVLTTGSQPRLVLAVPAPAGERGTAAYVMSTSPQALIQTVQRGRRAPTDILVAVTDGNGRILARSRDADRFVGQVAPDWPKLEAPSADAGIFAAKTIEGLPIVLSFQRLAGTPGWVVIVAESTSIFDARWREPIMNLLLGAGASVLLAVGAAIWLGGRILQPVQSLARYSNAIADGKETDAASVRPSSIREFETLRQSFARAERSLRNEERRYRTIAETGAIVLWRRDGDGEVGLATGWEQLTGRPESEVEGQEWTSAIHPEDRPLTSAAWMTALAQGTPLDVEFRLKISDGRWLWVRSQGAPVFEADGSLIEWVGLLEDIDERKRAQADIAYLAHHDTLTGLGNRTLFRQQLEQAVANVRDGRDGALLCLDLDLFKQVNDTLGHPVGDALFCVVADRLRGCVGEADCLVRLGGDEFAVIQNDSRQPDASVSLGCRIVEALCAPYEIGGHQISIGASVGVTLIGDNSSDIGSYLKRADAALYRAKQDGRGRVCFFDQVELLAGMVELAKGGTVEAQDATERNNGRA; via the coding sequence GTGGAGGTCGAGAAACAATGGCAAGGGCAGCGCAGTCTCAACAGCTATCTTATCGCGCTGGCGCTCGCCTGCCTGCTGCCAGTGGTTGCAATCTCAGCTATCGCCGTCTGGTCTGCCGGTACCGCGTACAAGGATGCCGCGGTCGCGCGTCTGAACGACACTGCCCGGACGCTTGCCAACGCGATCGAAGGCGAGATCGAAAGCCGCTTCGCAAATATGTCGGTGCTGGCGCAACATCGCGAAACTCCTGATTCCGAACCGCTTCCCGAACCGGAACTGTGGATGCTGGGCGCCGACAACAATGTCGCGCTGATCACCAGCGATCGCGTAGCTGTATTGCGCGCCCGGTCGAATGCCGCCGCTGACGCGGCGTTGCTCGCCATGAGCAAGCAGTCGAACGTCGTCTCGAACGTGCTGACCACAGGCAGCCAGCCACGCCTCGTGCTGGCCGTACCCGCCCCTGCAGGCGAGCGCGGGACTGCAGCCTACGTCATGTCGACATCGCCGCAGGCGCTGATCCAGACGGTGCAGCGCGGCCGGCGCGCGCCGACCGACATTCTCGTGGCGGTCACCGACGGCAACGGGCGCATCCTGGCGCGTTCACGCGATGCCGACCGGTTCGTTGGCCAGGTTGCCCCGGACTGGCCCAAGTTGGAGGCACCTAGCGCCGATGCGGGAATTTTCGCGGCCAAGACAATTGAAGGCCTGCCGATCGTCCTGTCTTTCCAAAGGCTTGCGGGCACACCGGGCTGGGTGGTCATCGTCGCCGAGTCGACGAGCATTTTCGATGCACGCTGGCGCGAGCCGATCATGAACCTGTTGCTGGGCGCGGGCGCGAGCGTGTTGCTGGCCGTAGGTGCCGCAATCTGGCTCGGTGGCCGCATCCTGCAGCCAGTTCAATCGCTTGCCCGCTACAGCAACGCCATAGCCGACGGAAAAGAGACAGACGCGGCTTCCGTGAGGCCCTCGTCCATTCGCGAGTTCGAGACTTTGCGCCAGAGCTTCGCGCGAGCCGAGCGCTCACTGCGTAACGAAGAGCGGCGCTATCGCACCATTGCCGAGACCGGCGCCATCGTGCTTTGGCGCCGCGACGGCGATGGCGAAGTGGGTCTCGCCACCGGTTGGGAGCAGTTGACCGGCAGGCCGGAAAGCGAGGTCGAGGGACAGGAATGGACCAGCGCCATCCATCCCGAAGACCGTCCCCTCACCTCGGCGGCCTGGATGACGGCGCTTGCGCAAGGCACCCCGCTCGATGTCGAGTTCCGTCTGAAGATCAGCGACGGCCGCTGGCTCTGGGTTCGTTCCCAGGGCGCCCCGGTGTTCGAAGCCGATGGGAGCCTCATCGAATGGGTCGGACTGCTCGAGGACATCGACGAGCGCAAGCGCGCACAGGCCGACATCGCCTATCTGGCACATCACGACACGCTGACCGGACTAGGCAATCGCACCCTGTTCCGCCAGCAACTCGAACAGGCAGTCGCCAATGTCCGGGACGGCCGCGACGGCGCCTTGCTCTGTCTTGACCTGGACCTGTTCAAGCAGGTGAACGACACGCTCGGCCACCCCGTCGGCGATGCCCTTTTCTGCGTGGTCGCCGACAGGCTGCGCGGCTGTGTGGGCGAGGCTGATTGCCTGGTTCGCCTCGGCGGCGACGAGTTCGCCGTCATCCAGAACGACAGCCGGCAGCCGGACGCTTCGGTGTCTCTCGGCTGCCGCATCGTCGAGGCGCTGTGCGCGCCCTACGAGATCGGCGGCCACCAGATCTCCATCGGCGCCAGCGTCGGCGTCACCCTGATCGGCGATAACAGCAGCGACATCGGCAGCTACCTCAAGCGCGCCGACGCGGCCCTCTACCGCGCCAAGCAGGATGGCCGCGGCCGCGTCTGCTTCTTTGATCAGGTCGAGCTGCTCGCTGGCATGGTCGAGCTGGCAAAGGGCGGCACTGTGGAGGCGCAGGACGCGACTGAGCGCAACAACGGACGCGCCTAG
- a CDS encoding MATE family efflux transporter: MVAGVGETGACALREIRQLGGLSLEYASPEGRVTPFSVTNRSVLAIAVPMTLAYLTTPFIGLVGTGVVGQFGDAALLGGLAAGAVAFDVVFTSFNFLRAGTTALVAQAFGRGDASEEQAVFWRAVVIALIAGIVLALTAPLTSHAGQWFMQAEPRVNETLDHYVRIRMLGAPFALINYAILGYILGRGEGSFALFLQATLNGVNIIVSILLGLHFGWGVEGVAWAAVAGELAGMVIGLAVLLRRFGREPRLARRRIFDAAAFKRLFVLNRDIMIRSLSLLIAFALFTRQGAQFGTVTLAANAVLMNFFIAAGFFLDGFAAAAEQLAGRAVGARYEPAFRKAVYLCSIWGFALAGSMTAALMIFGADLIALISTAEDVRTAAIAFLPWAAFTALSGVLAFQMDGIFIGAAWSRDMRNMMVISLLVFIAALLVLPSAYGNAGLWAALHLLLIVRGLCLLAILKPRARATFQSGAAAH; this comes from the coding sequence ATGGTTGCGGGCGTTGGGGAAACCGGGGCATGTGCCTTACGGGAGATTCGGCAGCTGGGAGGACTTTCGTTGGAATACGCATCGCCAGAGGGCCGCGTGACGCCTTTTTCCGTCACCAACCGCTCGGTGCTGGCGATTGCCGTGCCAATGACCCTGGCCTATCTGACCACCCCCTTCATCGGTCTCGTCGGTACCGGCGTGGTCGGTCAGTTTGGTGATGCCGCACTCCTTGGCGGCCTCGCTGCGGGTGCAGTTGCCTTCGACGTGGTCTTCACCAGCTTCAATTTCCTGCGAGCGGGTACGACGGCGCTTGTGGCGCAGGCTTTCGGCCGCGGCGATGCCTCCGAAGAGCAGGCGGTGTTCTGGCGCGCCGTGGTGATCGCCTTGATTGCCGGTATCGTGCTGGCGCTGACTGCACCTCTGACCTCGCATGCCGGACAATGGTTCATGCAGGCCGAGCCGCGCGTCAATGAGACACTCGACCACTATGTCCGCATCCGTATGCTGGGCGCGCCCTTCGCCCTGATCAACTACGCCATCCTCGGCTACATCCTCGGGCGCGGGGAGGGCAGCTTCGCGCTGTTCCTGCAAGCGACGCTCAACGGCGTCAACATCATCGTCTCCATCCTGCTCGGGCTGCATTTCGGCTGGGGCGTCGAAGGTGTTGCCTGGGCCGCAGTTGCCGGCGAGCTTGCCGGCATGGTCATCGGCCTGGCGGTGCTGCTGCGGCGCTTCGGGCGCGAGCCCAGGCTGGCGCGCCGGCGCATTTTCGATGCCGCCGCGTTCAAGCGGCTGTTCGTGCTCAACCGCGACATCATGATCCGCTCGCTGTCGCTGCTCATAGCCTTTGCGCTGTTCACCCGCCAGGGCGCCCAGTTCGGCACGGTGACCCTTGCAGCCAATGCGGTGCTGATGAATTTCTTCATCGCTGCCGGCTTCTTCCTTGACGGCTTTGCCGCCGCCGCCGAACAGCTCGCTGGCCGCGCCGTTGGCGCGCGCTATGAGCCGGCTTTCCGCAAAGCCGTCTACCTCTGCTCGATCTGGGGCTTTGCGCTGGCCGGCAGCATGACGGCGGCGCTGATGATCTTCGGCGCCGACCTGATCGCGCTGATCTCGACGGCCGAGGATGTGCGTACGGCAGCCATCGCCTTCCTGCCATGGGCGGCATTCACTGCGCTGAGCGGCGTGCTTGCCTTCCAGATGGATGGCATCTTCATCGGCGCCGCCTGGTCGCGCGACATGCGCAACATGATGGTCATCTCGCTGCTGGTCTTCATCGCAGCACTGCTGGTGCTGCCCTCAGCCTACGGCAATGCCGGCCTATGGGCGGCATTGCACCTGCTGCTGATCGTGCGCGGCCTGTGCCTGCTGGCGATCCTCAAGCCGAGGGCGCGGGCAACGTTTCAGAGCGGTGCCGCCGCCCACTGA
- a CDS encoding quinone-dependent dihydroorotate dehydrogenase, with protein sequence MSAFDRLGRHLLFSFDAETAHGMSIKALRCGLPVGGRAPRDARLRLKIAGLDVANPLGMAAGYDKNGEVPDALLGLGFGFAEIGTVTPLPQTGNPKPRIFRLVEDNAVINRLGFNNEGHDACEKRLVARAGRPGIVGVNIGANKDSTNRIGDYVLGVKRFARHASYLTVNISSPNTPGLRNMQAREQLAELLASVMIARAEAGHAVPIFLKIAPDLHEAELEDIAAEVTEKAIDGVIVSNTTITRPALSSPVHTGEAGGLSGKPLFARSTAVLARMRKLLGPQRAIIGVGGVDSTETALEKIRAGADLVQLYTGMVYAGPSLPARIVRGMSDLAAREGLKSISELRDSRLDQWAAAPL encoded by the coding sequence ATGAGCGCATTCGACCGTCTTGGCCGGCATCTGCTGTTCAGCTTCGATGCCGAAACCGCGCATGGCATGTCGATCAAGGCGCTGCGCTGCGGCCTGCCGGTCGGTGGGCGCGCCCCTCGCGATGCCCGCCTGCGGCTGAAGATCGCCGGGCTCGACGTTGCCAATCCGCTCGGCATGGCCGCCGGCTACGACAAGAACGGCGAGGTGCCGGACGCATTGCTCGGGCTCGGCTTCGGCTTCGCCGAGATCGGCACGGTGACGCCCTTGCCGCAGACCGGCAATCCCAAGCCGCGCATCTTCCGCCTCGTCGAGGACAACGCCGTCATCAATCGGCTCGGCTTCAACAATGAAGGCCATGACGCCTGCGAGAAGCGCCTCGTCGCCCGTGCCGGCCGGCCCGGCATCGTCGGCGTCAATATCGGCGCCAACAAGGACAGCACAAACCGCATCGGTGACTACGTGCTCGGCGTGAAGCGCTTCGCCCGCCATGCCTCCTATCTTACGGTCAACATCTCGTCGCCCAACACGCCCGGCCTGCGCAACATGCAGGCGCGCGAACAACTCGCCGAGTTGCTGGCCAGCGTCATGATCGCCCGCGCCGAAGCCGGCCATGCCGTTCCGATCTTCCTCAAGATCGCACCCGACCTGCACGAGGCGGAGCTCGAAGACATCGCGGCCGAAGTGACCGAAAAGGCGATCGATGGCGTCATCGTCTCCAACACCACGATCACGAGGCCTGCGCTGAGCAGCCCGGTACACACCGGCGAGGCCGGCGGCCTGTCGGGCAAGCCGTTGTTCGCGCGCTCGACGGCGGTTCTCGCGCGCATGCGCAAGCTGCTCGGCCCGCAGCGCGCCATCATCGGCGTCGGCGGTGTCGATTCGACCGAAACGGCACTAGAGAAGATTCGCGCCGGCGCCGACCTGGTCCAGCTCTACACCGGCATGGTCTATGCCGGCCCGTCGCTGCCTGCGCGCATCGTGCGCGGCATGTCCGACTTGGCCGCGCGCGAAGGCCTGAAGAGCATTTCCGAGCTGCGTGACAGCAGGCTCGATCAGTGGGCGGCGGCACCGCTCTGA
- a CDS encoding DUF952 domain-containing protein has protein sequence MTKTIYKICPEAMWREAERSGTFTGAPIDLADGFIHFSTAAQVVETAAKHFTGQGDLLLIAIDAERLGPALKYEVSRGGALFPHLYAELETSAAKWVRPLPLKADGAHDFPELEA, from the coding sequence ATGACGAAGACCATCTACAAGATCTGCCCAGAAGCGATGTGGCGCGAGGCCGAACGCAGCGGCACCTTCACCGGTGCGCCGATCGATCTCGCCGACGGCTTCATCCATTTCTCGACCGCCGCGCAGGTGGTGGAAACCGCTGCCAAGCACTTCACCGGGCAGGGCGACCTGCTGCTCATCGCTATCGACGCCGAACGCCTCGGCCCGGCGCTGAAATACGAAGTCTCGCGTGGCGGCGCATTGTTTCCGCATCTCTACGCAGAGCTCGAGACCAGCGCTGCCAAATGGGTCCGCCCCCTGCCGCTCAAGGCTGATGGCGCCCACGATTTTCCGGAGCTTGAAGCATGA
- a CDS encoding glycosyltransferase, translated as MNYFDGSAFSRDWTSHHIPVWEQLLRERAHEPLRVLEIGSFEGRSALFFLQFLPNCQLTCIDTFEGSVEHRTPGSRHHTDMVEVEARFDANTRPFADRLEKLKAFSIEALSELQRTSRRFDVVYVDGDHHAASAFTDAQQSWDLLASGGIMILDDYLWQPAKPTAERPQAGIDAFLQAKAGEYEVLHSDYQVIIRKTWAPSQRAAPDFTIGGRSIDEASGGSIKPPLVSFVVIAWNYGRYVGATIDSIKAQDYPNFECLVIDNGSTDDSVEVIARHVGNDDRFRIETLPENLGQLGAAFWSLDKIKGGFVSFVDADDVLLSTYASMHVQAHLALRQSVAFTSSSVVETDALGNILATAGGNVGSGSQSQTGNLHAEASVLRLPTVSRQDFQQLSARTALVPKSASGWQWNPGTANMYRASQLRLVRRGGEARYMRSADGYLNFMCHGFGGSALIDVVLSGYRLHGQNAFSNHESSPWLRSGTPEYYRLAEEATLTDIDFLLANAGRYVWMLDGGFWSVLDLITRETPKRLRSFYGDPKVFEIFLANAPKLAPQFRSRVFCREILARYSGSQARKILRAGFGGKLKPRAYGEIALSETRKAASILRKRK; from the coding sequence ATGAACTACTTCGACGGCAGCGCTTTCAGCAGGGACTGGACATCCCACCACATTCCCGTCTGGGAGCAGTTGCTGCGCGAGCGCGCGCACGAGCCGTTGCGGGTTCTGGAGATCGGTTCCTTCGAAGGCCGCTCGGCCCTGTTTTTCCTGCAGTTCCTGCCAAACTGCCAGTTGACATGCATCGACACCTTCGAGGGCAGCGTCGAACACAGGACGCCCGGCTCGCGCCATCACACGGACATGGTCGAAGTGGAGGCGCGTTTCGACGCCAATACACGACCCTTTGCCGATCGGCTTGAAAAGCTGAAGGCGTTTTCGATCGAGGCGCTGTCAGAACTGCAGCGCACCTCGCGCCGCTTCGACGTCGTCTATGTCGACGGCGACCACCACGCCGCCTCCGCCTTCACCGACGCCCAGCAAAGCTGGGACCTGCTTGCCTCTGGCGGCATCATGATCCTCGACGACTATCTATGGCAGCCAGCCAAGCCCACCGCCGAACGGCCCCAGGCAGGCATCGACGCCTTTCTCCAGGCCAAGGCAGGCGAGTATGAGGTCCTGCACAGTGACTACCAGGTGATCATTCGGAAGACGTGGGCCCCATCCCAGCGCGCAGCGCCCGATTTCACCATCGGCGGGCGGAGTATCGACGAGGCGTCCGGCGGGTCGATCAAGCCGCCCTTGGTCAGCTTCGTGGTCATCGCCTGGAACTATGGCCGCTACGTCGGTGCCACGATCGACTCGATCAAGGCCCAGGACTACCCGAATTTCGAGTGCCTGGTCATCGACAACGGTTCGACCGACGACAGCGTCGAGGTCATCGCCAGGCATGTCGGCAATGACGACCGCTTCCGTATCGAAACACTGCCGGAAAATCTCGGCCAGCTTGGCGCGGCATTCTGGTCGCTCGACAAGATCAAGGGCGGCTTCGTCAGCTTCGTCGATGCCGACGATGTACTGTTGTCGACCTACGCGTCGATGCATGTCCAGGCTCACCTCGCGCTGCGGCAAAGCGTGGCCTTCACATCCTCGAGCGTTGTGGAGACAGACGCGCTCGGAAACATCCTGGCAACTGCCGGCGGCAACGTCGGCAGCGGCAGTCAGAGCCAGACGGGAAACCTGCATGCCGAAGCCTCCGTCCTGCGGCTGCCGACGGTTTCGCGCCAGGATTTCCAGCAGCTGTCGGCGCGGACTGCCCTCGTCCCAAAATCGGCAAGCGGCTGGCAATGGAATCCAGGTACGGCCAACATGTACCGTGCATCTCAGCTGCGGCTGGTCCGGCGCGGCGGCGAGGCCAGATACATGCGGTCGGCTGACGGCTACCTGAACTTCATGTGCCACGGATTTGGCGGCAGCGCGCTCATCGACGTGGTCCTGTCAGGCTACAGGCTGCATGGCCAAAACGCTTTCTCGAACCATGAAAGCTCGCCTTGGCTCCGGTCGGGAACACCGGAATATTATCGGCTCGCCGAGGAAGCGACACTGACGGACATCGACTTCCTCCTGGCCAATGCAGGCAGGTATGTCTGGATGCTCGATGGCGGCTTCTGGTCGGTGCTGGACCTCATAACCCGCGAAACGCCCAAGCGGCTGCGCAGCTTCTACGGCGACCCGAAGGTATTCGAGATCTTCCTGGCAAACGCGCCAAAGCTCGCGCCCCAGTTTCGTTCGCGCGTCTTTTGTCGCGAGATCCTGGCGCGTTACTCCGGCAGCCAGGCCCGTAAGATTCTGCGCGCCGGCTTTGGCGGCAAGCTCAAACCACGTGCCTATGGCGAGATCGCGCTGTCTGAGACGCGCAAGGCAGCATCTATACTTCGGAAGCGCAAATAG
- a CDS encoding DUF6460 domain-containing protein, which translates to MSGLTRFLGDTPLRVFIKLLVISFLVGIVMSAFGWSPFDVLYGIRDFFVDIWRMGFRAIDRFLGYFLLGAAIVIPAFIILRLFSYRK; encoded by the coding sequence TTGTCCGGATTGACGCGTTTTCTCGGAGACACCCCGCTCAGGGTGTTCATCAAGCTCCTGGTTATCTCCTTCCTCGTCGGCATCGTGATGAGTGCCTTCGGCTGGTCTCCCTTTGACGTGCTCTACGGCATTCGCGATTTCTTCGTCGACATCTGGCGCATGGGCTTCCGCGCTATCGACCGCTTCCTCGGTTACTTCCTGCTGGGTGCTGCGATCGTCATACCAGCCTTCATCATCCTCAGGCTGTTCAGCTATCGCAAATAG
- a CDS encoding response regulator transcription factor, translating to MPAGHKFVIADDHPLFRGALKQAIAGLADVSSVLEAGDFESVKAIVAAHEDIDIVLLDLSMPGASGLSGLISLRGVHATVPVVIVSAHDDPETIRRALELGASGFISKSGSMDDIRNAIEAVLSGEISAPGDIDLGVERDPEISDLIKRLQSLTPQQTRVLGMLAEGLLNKQIAYELGVSEATIKAHVSAILQKLGVDSRTQAVILLSKIGGEPRPVA from the coding sequence TTGCCAGCAGGCCACAAGTTCGTCATTGCGGACGACCATCCGCTTTTCCGCGGTGCTCTCAAGCAGGCTATTGCCGGGCTCGCCGACGTCTCGAGCGTGCTGGAGGCAGGCGACTTCGAGAGCGTCAAGGCGATCGTGGCGGCGCACGAAGACATCGACATCGTCCTGCTCGACCTGTCCATGCCCGGCGCCTCTGGGCTTTCAGGCCTGATCTCGCTGCGCGGCGTCCATGCTACCGTGCCGGTCGTCATCGTCTCCGCCCATGACGACCCCGAAACCATCCGCCGAGCGCTCGAACTGGGCGCCTCGGGCTTCATCTCCAAATCGGGGAGCATGGATGACATCCGCAACGCCATAGAGGCGGTGCTGTCGGGCGAGATCTCGGCCCCCGGCGACATCGATCTCGGCGTCGAGCGCGATCCCGAAATCTCAGACCTGATCAAGCGTCTGCAGTCGCTCACGCCGCAGCAGACGCGCGTGCTCGGTATGTTGGCCGAGGGCCTGCTCAACAAGCAGATCGCCTATGAACTCGGCGTCTCGGAAGCGACCATAAAGGCGCATGTCTCGGCGATCCTGCAGAAGCTCGGCGTCGACAGCCGCACCCAGGCGGTCATCCTGCTGTCCAAGATCGGTGGCGAGCCACGTCCGGTGGCGTGA
- a CDS encoding ABC transporter substrate-binding protein produces MQISWKFACAASLAALLSAAGGAWAQDAAKLKIATEGAYPPFNNLSADGKLVGFDVDIANALCAQMKVECEIVAQDWDGIIPALQGKKFDAVVASMTITEERKKQVAFTNKYYTTPLALIALKTSDLASPEPDALKGKSVGAQASTTQSIYAEDHYAKAGADVKLYPTQDEAVADLTNGRLDAVVADKFVLVDWMKTTGQDCCKMIGDLKGTESETGIAVRLDDTALRDKLNAAIDAIVKDGTYAKINAKYFDFDIYGAD; encoded by the coding sequence ATGCAGATTTCGTGGAAGTTCGCTTGCGCTGCTTCGCTGGCAGCGCTGTTGTCTGCGGCGGGCGGTGCTTGGGCGCAGGACGCTGCAAAGCTCAAGATCGCTACCGAGGGCGCATATCCGCCCTTCAACAATCTGAGCGCCGACGGCAAGCTCGTAGGCTTCGATGTCGACATCGCCAACGCGCTGTGCGCCCAGATGAAGGTCGAATGCGAGATTGTCGCCCAGGATTGGGACGGCATCATTCCGGCGTTGCAGGGCAAGAAGTTCGACGCCGTCGTCGCCTCGATGACAATCACCGAGGAACGCAAGAAGCAGGTCGCGTTCACCAACAAGTACTACACAACGCCGCTGGCTCTGATTGCGCTGAAGACCTCCGACCTGGCTTCGCCGGAGCCCGACGCATTGAAGGGCAAGTCGGTTGGTGCGCAGGCATCGACGACACAGAGCATCTATGCCGAGGATCACTATGCCAAGGCGGGCGCCGACGTGAAGCTCTATCCGACGCAGGACGAGGCCGTGGCTGACCTGACCAATGGCCGCCTCGATGCGGTTGTCGCCGACAAGTTCGTGCTCGTCGACTGGATGAAGACCACCGGCCAGGATTGCTGCAAGATGATCGGCGATCTCAAGGGCACGGAATCAGAAACCGGCATCGCGGTACGCCTGGACGACACGGCCCTGCGCGACAAGCTCAACGCGGCCATCGACGCCATCGTCAAGGACGGCACCTACGCCAAGATCAACGCCAAATATTTCGACTTCGATATCTACGGCGCGGATTGA
- a CDS encoding histone deacetylase family protein, with protein MPLQIVSHPDYDAGFAAGHRFPMGKYTALMARLETLGLAEGLNRAELIGPRYLRLAHDETYVEQALTCTVPPHIEREIGFPVGERVSRRAQLAAGGTLASARLALRHGIACNAAGGSHHARRAQGAGFCTFNDVAVAALALLEDGLAENILVIDLDVHQGDGTAEILAGNASVFTFSMHAEKNYPVRKVASSLDIGLPDKTGDDAYLEVLADALAGLSRRGGWNVVFYNAGVDPHRDDRLGRLALSDEGLRRRERFVIEHFREAGVPLCGVIGGGYSTDVAALAARHAILFETAAAFA; from the coding sequence ATGCCGCTTCAGATCGTCAGCCATCCCGACTACGACGCCGGCTTTGCCGCCGGCCACCGCTTCCCGATGGGCAAATACACGGCGCTGATGGCAAGGCTCGAAACACTTGGCCTGGCGGAGGGGCTGAACCGGGCCGAGTTGATCGGGCCGCGCTACCTCAGGCTTGCTCACGACGAGACCTATGTCGAGCAGGCGCTGACCTGCACAGTACCACCCCACATCGAGCGCGAGATCGGCTTTCCCGTCGGCGAGCGCGTGTCGCGCCGTGCCCAGCTCGCTGCCGGCGGCACGCTGGCTTCGGCCCGACTGGCACTCCGCCACGGCATCGCCTGCAACGCCGCCGGCGGCAGCCACCATGCCCGCCGCGCCCAGGGCGCCGGCTTCTGCACCTTCAATGACGTTGCAGTCGCGGCACTGGCGCTGCTCGAAGACGGGCTCGCCGAAAACATCCTCGTTATCGACCTTGACGTCCATCAAGGCGACGGCACCGCCGAGATCCTTGCCGGCAACGCTTCCGTCTTCACCTTTTCGATGCATGCCGAGAAGAACTACCCGGTGCGCAAGGTCGCCTCCAGTCTCGACATCGGCCTGCCCGACAAGACCGGCGACGACGCCTATCTCGAGGTTCTCGCCGACGCCCTTGCCGGCTTGTCACGCCGTGGTGGGTGGAACGTCGTCTTCTACAATGCCGGCGTCGATCCGCATCGCGACGACAGGCTTGGCCGTCTTGCGCTCAGCGACGAAGGTCTGCGCCGGCGCGAGCGCTTCGTCATCGAGCACTTTCGCGAGGCAGGCGTACCACTATGCGGCGTGATTGGCGGCGGCTACTCGACCGACGTTGCAGCACTTGCCGCGCGCCACGCCATCCTGTTCGAAACAGCAGCCGCCTTCGCCTAA
- a CDS encoding UDP-glucuronic acid decarboxylase family protein: protein MRVLVTGGAGFLGSHLCERLVAAGAHVLCADNFYTGARDNVAHLVEHPRFELIEHDVCQPLYVEVDEIYNLACPASPIHYQRDPVQTTKTSVLGAINMLGLAKRLGARILQASTSEVYGDPAIHPQDEGYWGNVNPIGPRSCYDEGKRCAETLFFDYRRQHDLEIKVARIFNTYGPRMQPNDGRVVSNFIMQALRGDSISIFGGGTQTRSFCYVDDLVDGLIRLMASPRDFTGPVNLGNPEEFSMIDLARAILVETDRRSQLEFLPLPEDDPKQRRPDITLAATLGWHPKTPLEEGLRRTVAYFRELMIAQPNHRAGGVDAAGPVAAAS, encoded by the coding sequence ATGCGGGTACTGGTGACAGGCGGAGCGGGTTTTCTAGGCTCTCATCTCTGCGAGCGACTTGTGGCAGCGGGTGCGCATGTCTTGTGCGCCGATAACTTCTATACCGGCGCGCGTGACAATGTCGCTCATCTTGTCGAACATCCCCGCTTCGAACTGATCGAACACGATGTCTGCCAGCCGCTGTATGTCGAGGTCGATGAGATCTACAACCTGGCTTGTCCGGCGTCACCCATCCACTATCAGCGCGATCCGGTCCAGACCACCAAGACCAGCGTCCTCGGCGCCATCAACATGCTTGGACTCGCCAAGCGTCTTGGGGCGAGGATACTCCAGGCGTCGACATCGGAAGTCTATGGCGACCCGGCCATCCACCCGCAGGACGAAGGCTACTGGGGTAACGTAAATCCGATCGGACCGCGCTCGTGCTACGATGAAGGCAAGCGCTGTGCCGAAACGCTGTTCTTCGATTATCGGCGCCAGCACGATCTGGAGATCAAGGTCGCCAGGATCTTCAACACCTATGGGCCGAGGATGCAACCCAATGACGGGCGCGTCGTCTCCAACTTCATCATGCAGGCATTGCGCGGCGACAGCATCTCGATCTTTGGCGGTGGCACGCAGACGCGGTCGTTCTGTTATGTCGACGATCTTGTCGACGGCCTTATCAGGTTGATGGCCTCTCCACGGGATTTCACCGGGCCGGTCAATCTGGGTAACCCCGAGGAGTTCTCGATGATCGATCTCGCCCGGGCGATTCTGGTGGAGACGGACAGAAGGTCGCAGCTTGAATTCCTCCCGCTGCCCGAGGACGACCCGAAGCAGCGACGGCCCGACATCACCTTGGCCGCCACCCTGGGCTGGCACCCGAAAACACCGCTGGAGGAGGGATTGCGGCGCACCGTCGCCTACTTCCGGGAGTTGATGATCGCTCAACCAAACCACAGGGCCGGCGGCGTCGATGCTGCCGGCCCTGTGGCCGCCGCTTCCTGA